In Micromonospora sp. WMMA1363, a genomic segment contains:
- a CDS encoding polysaccharide biosynthesis protein, producing MTSSLSGRRFMITGGTGSFGQTMVSRLLDAGAAEVRVLSRDESKQDTMRHRLRDDRVRYYVGDVRDHDSTVKACRGVEYVFHAAALKQVPSCEFFPLEAVRTNVLGSANVVDACERNGVEALVLLSTDKAVYPVNAMGMTKALMEKVAQAHARNNPGARTRVCCVRYGNVMYSRGSVIPLFIEQIGHGVPLTVTEPTMTRFLMSLEQSVELVEHAFHHGQPGDVFIRKADACTIGDLATALCNLFGVPAKFDVLGIRHGEKLYETLASREDLARAEDLGDFLRVPVDSRDLNYALYFEEGDTNRDHRVDYHSHNARRLDVAEVMELLRTLPEVRAHLDGFAAPTVATPA from the coding sequence GTGACGTCCTCGCTATCGGGCCGACGCTTCATGATCACCGGCGGGACCGGCTCGTTCGGCCAGACGATGGTTTCCCGCCTGCTCGACGCCGGAGCCGCCGAGGTACGCGTCCTCAGCCGGGACGAGTCCAAACAGGACACGATGCGCCACCGGCTGCGGGACGATCGGGTCCGGTACTACGTCGGTGACGTCCGCGACCACGACAGCACCGTGAAGGCGTGCCGCGGCGTCGAATACGTGTTCCACGCCGCCGCGCTCAAACAGGTACCCTCGTGCGAGTTCTTTCCCCTCGAGGCGGTCCGGACCAACGTGCTGGGCAGCGCCAACGTGGTGGACGCCTGCGAGCGCAACGGTGTCGAGGCCCTGGTGCTACTCAGCACCGACAAGGCGGTCTACCCGGTGAACGCGATGGGGATGACCAAGGCCCTGATGGAAAAGGTCGCCCAGGCGCACGCTCGCAACAACCCGGGTGCCCGGACCCGGGTCTGCTGCGTCCGCTACGGCAACGTCATGTACTCCCGGGGATCCGTCATCCCGCTGTTCATCGAACAGATCGGTCACGGAGTGCCGCTCACCGTGACCGAGCCGACCATGACCCGCTTCCTGATGTCCCTGGAGCAGTCGGTCGAACTGGTCGAGCACGCCTTCCATCACGGCCAGCCGGGCGACGTGTTCATCCGCAAGGCGGACGCCTGCACGATCGGGGACCTGGCCACGGCGCTGTGCAACCTGTTCGGGGTGCCGGCGAAGTTCGACGTGTTGGGGATCCGACACGGCGAGAAGCTCTACGAGACCCTGGCCAGCCGGGAGGACCTGGCCCGGGCCGAGGACCTCGGCGACTTCCTGCGGGTACCCGTCGACAGCCGTGACCTGAACTACGCCCTCTACTTCGAGGAGGGGGACACCAACCGCGACCACCGGGTCGACTACCACTCGCACAACGCCCGGCGCCTGGACGTCGCCGAGGTCATGGAGTTGCTGCGGACCCTGCCCGAGGTGCGCGCGCACCTCGACGGGTTTGCCGCGCCGACCGTCGCCACGCCCGCGTGA
- the wecB gene encoding UDP-N-acetylglucosamine 2-epimerase (non-hydrolyzing), giving the protein MTRVMTVVGTRPEIIRLSRVIARLDEAVDHVLVHTGQNWDSSLSDIFFTQLRIREPDRFLRVDTSSLGRVLGGVLVGVENAIAELRPDALLVLGDTNSCIAALMARRMRVPVYHMEAGNRCFDLNVPEETNRRLVDHVADFNLVYTEHARRNLLAEGLHPRRILHTGSPMREVLEHYRAGIAASTVLRQLELRPGHYFLVSAHREENVDRPDRLARLLDCLQAVRDRWGFPVLVSTHPRTRKRLEALAPNTTVLDGIAFHEPFGLLDYVHLQTRAYCTLSDSGTISEEAAILGFAAVTLRESIERPEALDAGGIVMTGLDPQGVVEAVQVTVDQVAAHGVPCPADYRVPDTSRRVLDFILSTVRRHHDWAGVRR; this is encoded by the coding sequence ATGACCCGCGTGATGACGGTGGTGGGCACCCGGCCGGAGATCATCCGGCTCTCCCGGGTGATCGCCCGGCTGGACGAGGCGGTGGACCACGTGTTGGTTCACACAGGACAGAACTGGGACAGCTCGCTGTCCGACATCTTCTTCACGCAGCTGCGGATCCGCGAGCCAGACCGGTTCCTCCGCGTCGATACCTCGTCCCTCGGCCGGGTGCTGGGTGGCGTGCTGGTGGGAGTGGAGAACGCGATCGCCGAGCTTCGGCCGGACGCCCTGCTCGTCCTCGGCGACACCAACAGCTGCATCGCGGCGCTGATGGCCCGGCGGATGCGGGTGCCCGTCTACCACATGGAGGCGGGTAACCGCTGCTTCGACCTCAACGTCCCGGAGGAGACGAATCGTCGGCTGGTCGACCACGTCGCCGACTTCAACCTGGTCTACACCGAGCACGCCCGGCGCAACCTGCTGGCCGAGGGGCTGCACCCGCGGCGGATCCTGCACACCGGCTCGCCGATGCGCGAGGTGCTGGAACACTACCGGGCGGGCATCGCCGCCTCGACTGTCCTCCGTCAGCTGGAACTCAGGCCCGGCCACTACTTCCTGGTCAGTGCGCACCGGGAGGAGAACGTGGACCGCCCGGACCGGCTTGCGCGGCTGCTGGACTGCCTGCAGGCGGTCCGCGATCGCTGGGGGTTCCCAGTGCTCGTCTCGACGCACCCGCGGACCCGTAAGCGGCTGGAGGCGCTGGCTCCGAACACTACGGTGCTCGACGGCATCGCCTTCCACGAACCGTTCGGCCTGCTCGACTACGTGCACCTTCAGACACGGGCATACTGCACGCTCTCGGACAGCGGCACGATCAGCGAGGAGGCGGCGATCCTGGGCTTCGCCGCCGTGACGCTACGCGAGTCGATCGAGCGGCCGGAGGCGTTGGACGCGGGCGGCATCGTCATGACCGGCCTCGACCCGCAGGGTGTGGTGGAGGCGGTCCAGGTAACCGTCGACCAGGTCGCTGCCCACGGGGTGCCGTGCCCGGCCGACTACCGGGTCCCGGACACCTCCCGGCGGGTGCTCGACTTCATCCTGTCCACCGTGCGGCGACATCACGACTGGGCAGGCGTCCGCCGCTGA